From the Anguilla anguilla isolate fAngAng1 chromosome 6, fAngAng1.pri, whole genome shotgun sequence genome, one window contains:
- the pigh gene encoding phosphatidylinositol N-acetylglucosaminyltransferase subunit H, translated as MADDEKFTDINGKVIFLACQNHSSFCREFTVSAPKVSLRHIMMYTCSVWLVAYIVFFLTENTAVLSGAIFVTLVGMLLHIHFVKIDHETLLIIGSLGVQVSSSYASGRESTTFIEMSKIKDIVINEAIYMQRVIYYLCILLKDPSDPDTLSSVVPLFQSSKPRLNCLVKVYQSCQEILAQC; from the exons ATGGCAGACGACGAGAAATTTACAGATATCAATGGTAAAGTGATATTCTTAGCGTGCCAAAATCACTCCAGTTTCTGCAGGGAGTTCACCGTCAGTGCGCCCAAGGTGTCCTTGCGTCACATAATGATGTACACTTGTTCGGTCTGGCTGGTAGCCtacattgtgttttttctcaCAGAG AATACCGCTGTCCTGTCCGGTGCCATATTCGTCACGTTGGTGGGGATGCTGCTGCACATCCACTTCGTGAAAATCGACCATGAGACGCTGCTAATTATTGGGTCTTTGGGGGTCCAGGTGTCTTCATCTTATGCCTCGGGGAGAGAAAGCACCACCTTCATTGAAATGAGCAAGATCAAAGACATTGTTATTAATGAGGCCATTTATATG CAACGAGTGATTTACTACCTCTGCATTTTATTGAAAGACCCCTCAGATCCAGACACTTTGTCAAGCGTGGTTCCTCTTTTTCAG agttCGAAGCCAAGGTTGAATTGCTTGGTCAAAGTATATCAAAGTTGTCAGGAAATTCTCGCTCAGTGTTAA
- the wdr21 gene encoding WD repeat domain 21 yields MKKGSWRDRDRDRKRYNRRPEWQRDHSGHRTQEQRYEGGAAGPSHRTQVHTGDTSSSLPEAQAAAPELPGFYFDPEKNRYFRLLPGHNNCNPLTREGLRKKEQESQRVRLLEEDEQPRKKSLRAGLNSTLLLQKRHLGLLPERSYCRLIHELKVSSMRRHKLDVQSSDSSSPNTDNFRLIVADSACERVFTVNDVEHGGCKCGIMNFRGCSKGSLSVEMCDNLHFTNRKVNSICWASVTHSDSHVLLCLVGIAETPGCVSLLPASLFSNSNPDQPGMLCSFKISTAWSCAWCLNPQADKNFSTGLSRRVIVTDAVTGRRQTYGISSDVLAQQFALRAPVLYNGCRSGEIFSIDLRQRARRGSGWKGCRFFQDSAITSVRILDDENYLLAADMLGKIKLWDLRVTRAVQQYEGHHNEHAYLPLHVNEPEGLLLAVGQDCYTRMWSLGDGRLLRTIPSPHPAGKDSVPSVVFSSQLGGCRGLPGLLMAVRHDLYYFPYNCDYQDGTGAGPHLLRRGQTSLLAQDGQTTADVSQENQGRGAATQVKMGEEQS; encoded by the exons ATGAAGAAAGGGAGCTGGCGGGACAGGGACCGTGACCGCAAACGATACAATCGCCGCCCAGAATGGCAGAGGGACCACTCCGgtcacagaacacaggaacaaag GTATGAAGGTGGAGCTGCTGGCCCATCGCACAGGACCCAGGTGCACACTGGTGACACCAGCAGCTCATTACCTGAGGCGCAAGCTGCAGCCCCAG AACTGCCAGGCTTCTACTTTGACCCAGAGAAGAACCGCTATTTCCGGCTATTGCCGGGTCATAACAACTGCAACCCACTCACCCGAGAGGGGTTGCGCAAGAAGGAGCAGGAGAGTCAGCGGGTCCGGCTGCTCGAGGAGGATGAGCAACCCAGGAAG AAGTCCCTGAGAGCTGGTCTAAACTCAACCTTGCTCCTACAAAAGAGACACCTGGGACTCCTGCCTGAGAGATCGTACtgcag GCTGATCCACGAGCTGAAGGTGAGCAGCATGAGGCGGCACAAACTGGACGTGCAGAGCTCGGACTCCAGCAGCCCCAACACCGACAACTTCCGCCTCATCGTG GCGGACTCTGCTTGTGAGCGGGTGTTCACGGTGAACGACGTGGAGCACGGAGGCTGCAAGTGTGGCATCATGAACTTCCGTGGGTGCAGTAAAGGCTCGCTGTCCGTGGAGATGTGCGACAACCTGCACTTCACCAACCGCAAG GTGAACTCCATCTGTTGGGCTTCAGTGACACACTCTGACTCCCATGTGCT ATTGTGTCTGGTGGGCATTGCTGAGACACCAGGCTGTGTCAGCCTACTACCTGCTTCCCTATTCAGCAACTCAAACCCAG ACCAGCCGGGGATGCTGTGCAGCTTTAAGATCTCCACCGCCTGGTCGTGCGCCTGGTGCCTGAACCCGCAGGCCGACAAGAACTTCAGCACGG GGCTGTCGCGGCGTGTGATCGTGACGGACGCGGTGACGGGGCGGAGGCAGACGTACGGGATCAGCAGCGACGTCCTGGCGCAGCAGTTCGCCCTGCGG GCCCCGGTGCTGTACAACGGCTGCCGCTCCGGAGAGATCTTCAGCATCGACCTGCGGCAGAGAGCCCGGCGCGGGTCCGGCTGGAAGGGCTGCCGCTTCTTCCAGGACTCGGCCATCACCTCCGTCCGCATCCTGGACGACGAGAACTACCTCCTCGCCGCCGACATGCTGGGAAAG ATCAAGCTGTGGGACCTGCGGGTAACCCGGGCGGTGCAGCAGTACGAGGGACACCACAACGAGCACGCCTACCTGCCGCTGCACGTCAACGAACCGGAGGGGCTGTTGCTGGCTG TGGGTCAGGACTGCTACACGCGGATGTGGAGCTTAGGCGACGGGCGTCTGCTGCGcaccatcccctccccccacccggCAGGGAAGGACTCGGTGCCCAGCGTGGTGTTCTCCTCCCAGCTGGGCGGCTGCAGGGGCCTGCCGGGGCTGCTCATGGCCGTCCGCCACGACCTGTACTACTTCCCCTACAACTGTGACTAccaggacgggacgggggcgggCCCTCACTTGCTGAGACGGGGGCAAACCAGCCTGCTCGCGCAAGATGGGCAAACGACTGCCGACGTGTCACAGGAAAACCAAGGGAGAGGCGCAGCCACGCAGGTCAAGATGGGGGAGGAGCAAAGTTAG